GGCCGATCTGGACGTTAGCTTTGGGGATGGGGACCATCGTGGCTCTCCCGTTGATGGAGAAGGCTGTTTTGTCATAGTGCATGATGGAGCCGTAGTCATAGGGAGTGTTCAGGTTGTTGGTGTCCTGCTTGTTGAAGTTGTAGGCCTGAGAAGGGTTGATGTTTTCCCACACGATCCTGATGTAGCTGTCACGGTCGCTTCTGCAGCATtccagattcactgtgttctctcagaaggaatcactgcacatgagGAGGCACCTTTaaggacattttgaacatgttaagaggctaaaaacaagttttaaacttgccctgtttaagcctgttgggtgctaactgtggcaggaggataacacggtgtaggccgCACCGATTAGTTTcatttctctctactgacagacctgattggttagtctctctctagGTAGTACGGCAGCAGGCTGCTGAACTGTTGAAGTAAAATGGACATCAAATAAACTCCAGTGTCCATGTTCCTGGTAAAAAGGAACCAAGTCCTACAGTGTGGCTCACTGAGGacttttcagtttttgaaaACAGGTCGATGACAGAGAAGACATAAGCTTATTACAGAGACAACACTTGTTGGCAGGATCAGTTC
The Etheostoma cragini isolate CJK2018 chromosome 1, CSU_Ecrag_1.0, whole genome shotgun sequence genome window above contains:
- the LOC117947913 gene encoding high choriolytic enzyme 1-like, with the translated sequence MVSENTVNLECCRSDRDSYIRIVWENINPSQAYNFNKQDTNNLNTPYDYGSIMHYDKTAFSINGRATMVPIPKANVQIGQRQGLSSWDITRINKLYGC